From the genome of Bacteroidota bacterium, one region includes:
- a CDS encoding T9SS type A sorting domain-containing protein, giving the protein MKTSKITKSVMVLSLATLTGLTGWSQTWISPNNHQMKVKTITIIDGDTTINEQTIDQGELKDLEKDLDKLKGKNVNVMVLAAAGTDKALPNMDSLMKNIEVFTKETGDEKDQKKKVKKVIINNDVTNTSAYSYNFDTEDAEPGDIVVKEIRNESKDGKSECKKVKAVSCIKVIETQNTKNSTPTGTKNELKLETLNFYPNPSNGKFSLEFETGDKSPVAITITDVTGKQVYAETLKGEEKYKREIDLNSESKGVYVINLQQGKRSVAKKIIIE; this is encoded by the coding sequence ATGAAAACGAGCAAAATTACAAAATCAGTTATGGTGCTTTCATTGGCAACATTAACAGGGCTAACAGGATGGTCTCAAACCTGGATAAGTCCAAACAACCATCAAATGAAGGTTAAAACTATTACGATCATTGATGGAGATACAACCATTAATGAGCAAACTATTGATCAGGGAGAACTTAAAGACCTCGAAAAAGATCTTGATAAACTCAAAGGTAAAAATGTGAACGTAATGGTTCTGGCGGCGGCGGGCACTGACAAAGCCTTGCCAAACATGGATAGTCTGATGAAAAACATAGAAGTATTCACAAAAGAAACGGGTGATGAAAAGGATCAAAAAAAGAAAGTGAAGAAAGTGATCATCAATAATGACGTTACCAATACAAGCGCTTATAGCTACAATTTCGACACTGAAGATGCTGAACCAGGAGATATAGTAGTTAAAGAGATACGAAATGAATCGAAGGACGGCAAGTCGGAATGTAAAAAAGTAAAGGCAGTAAGTTGTATCAAGGTTATTGAAACTCAAAACACCAAGAACTCCACTCCCACCGGAACAAAAAATGAACTAAAGCTTGAGACATTGAATTTTTATCCGAATCCCTCAAACGGAAAGTTTTCATTGGAATTTGAAACAGGAGATAAAAGCCCGGTTGCTATAACCATTACTGATGTTACAGGGAAACAGGTTTACGCCGAAACCCTTAAAGGAGAAGAAAAATACAAACGTGAGATCGATCTGAATTCGGAAAGCAAGGGTGTATATGTGATCAACCTTCAACAAGGCAAACGATCTGTGGCAAAGAAAATCATCATCGAGTAA
- a CDS encoding response regulator transcription factor, with protein MVAEEKTKILLAEDDSNLGNLLKEYLEAKNYDTSWAKNGKEGFDLFKKNSYDLCLLDVMMPLKDGFTLAKEIRAQNKSVPIVFLTAKSMKEDAIEGFTVGADDYITKPFSMEELLLRLNAILRRTKNQTTADNTIKFFEIGHYQFDYENQKLKMGKKEQGLTTKEAELLRLLCLHKNDVLDRNFALNAIWKDDNYFNSRSMDVFVTRLRKYLKDDPKVEIINIHGKGFKLLVNK; from the coding sequence ATGGTGGCAGAAGAAAAAACAAAAATATTATTAGCCGAAGATGACAGCAATCTCGGTAACCTGCTCAAGGAATACCTCGAGGCAAAGAACTACGATACATCCTGGGCTAAAAACGGCAAGGAAGGATTCGATCTGTTTAAAAAGAATTCGTACGACCTCTGCCTGCTTGATGTAATGATGCCTTTGAAAGACGGATTTACACTGGCTAAAGAAATTCGTGCGCAGAACAAATCGGTTCCTATTGTTTTTCTTACCGCCAAGTCGATGAAAGAAGATGCAATTGAAGGCTTTACAGTAGGCGCGGACGATTACATTACCAAACCATTCAGCATGGAGGAATTATTGCTCCGGTTGAACGCGATTTTAAGACGGACAAAAAATCAAACTACTGCGGATAATACCATTAAGTTCTTTGAAATAGGCCATTATCAATTTGACTATGAGAATCAGAAATTGAAGATGGGGAAGAAGGAGCAAGGTTTGACAACAAAGGAGGCAGAATTGCTTCGTTTACTTTGCCTGCATAAAAATGATGTGCTTGACCGGAACTTCGCGTTGAATGCGATATGGAAAGACGACAATTATTTTAACAGCCGGAGTATGGATGTGTTCGTTACCCGCTTGCGTAAATATTTAAAGGATGATCCTAAAGTTGAGATAATAAACATTCACGGCAAGGGATTCAAATTGCTGGTCAATAAATAG
- a CDS encoding HAMP domain-containing histidine kinase, producing MNKRNIQFIIILISVALVGLILTQLYWVKNAIELKEEHFDQSVNEALNNVVYKFEKTSTAAKITRKLNFRKQGIRWLMQNDSMKSTAQITYDTIFDGNKMQVTDKKVHVKIYEEYLSDSNGVVVKKRRVKNFTDDSLTDRSFDIRSLWAHDSLNVKGIDSSDERYRWITHKSDVVNDIFDELVSVNVYNDYKQKIDTVLLDSLVKNELNERGVNAGFRYGVLNNAIINNPSSKQMNLLYSKYRVNLTPDNIFIEPLYLAIHFPNQKNYILNTLWFMLGGSAVLILVLIFSFYYAISTILRQKKLSEIKNDFINNMTHEFKTPISTISLACEVLNDSSVNKTPERTGNYIKMISDENKRLGVLVENVLQTAILDKGEFKLKIQDVDIHQLVLQSISNIKLQVDKKEGEIITYLNAGKTIIQADKVHITNIIFNLIDNALKYTDQKPRIEVSTQDSVHGIAVSVKDNGIGISKENQKKIFDTLYRVPTGNIHNVKGFGLGLSYVKAVIGKHNGQIHVDSEPGKGSTFTIHLPYKQTEI from the coding sequence ATGAACAAACGAAACATACAGTTTATAATAATTTTAATAAGCGTTGCTCTTGTTGGGCTTATTCTTACACAGCTGTATTGGGTTAAAAATGCTATTGAATTAAAAGAGGAGCATTTCGACCAAAGTGTGAATGAGGCATTAAATAACGTCGTATATAAATTTGAAAAGACATCAACAGCCGCTAAGATCACCCGCAAGCTGAATTTCCGAAAGCAGGGGATACGGTGGCTGATGCAAAATGATTCAATGAAAAGTACGGCCCAGATAACTTACGATACGATCTTTGATGGGAATAAAATGCAGGTTACTGACAAAAAGGTTCACGTAAAAATTTATGAAGAGTACTTGTCGGATTCGAATGGGGTAGTAGTTAAAAAAAGGCGGGTAAAAAATTTTACAGATGATTCGCTTACAGATCGGTCATTTGATATCCGTTCATTGTGGGCGCATGATTCGCTGAATGTAAAGGGAATAGATTCCTCAGATGAGCGCTATCGCTGGATCACACACAAATCAGATGTTGTAAATGATATTTTTGATGAACTGGTAAGTGTTAATGTATATAATGATTATAAGCAAAAGATCGACACCGTCCTGCTCGACTCACTTGTTAAAAATGAGTTAAACGAAAGGGGGGTCAATGCGGGATTTCGATATGGCGTGTTAAATAATGCGATTATCAATAATCCTTCTAGTAAGCAAATGAACCTGTTGTATTCAAAGTACAGGGTTAATCTTACTCCCGACAATATTTTCATTGAGCCGCTTTACCTTGCGATACATTTTCCGAATCAGAAAAATTATATTCTTAATACATTATGGTTCATGCTTGGCGGTTCGGCAGTACTTATTCTGGTGTTAATATTTTCATTCTATTACGCTATTTCAACAATACTCCGGCAGAAAAAACTATCTGAAATAAAGAATGACTTTATAAATAACATGACACATGAATTTAAAACTCCGATCTCCACAATATCACTCGCTTGTGAGGTATTAAATGATAGTAGTGTAAACAAAACTCCTGAGCGTACCGGCAATTATATAAAAATGATCAGTGATGAAAACAAGCGGTTAGGCGTTTTGGTGGAGAATGTTTTACAAACAGCGATCCTTGACAAAGGAGAGTTTAAATTGAAAATACAGGATGTGGATATACACCAGCTCGTATTGCAATCGATCAGCAATATCAAATTACAGGTCGATAAAAAGGAGGGTGAGATCATCACATATCTCAATGCAGGCAAAACAATTATCCAGGCCGACAAAGTTCATATCACCAATATTATTTTCAACCTTATTGACAATGCACTGAAATATACTGATCAAAAGCCCCGTATTGAAGTCTCTACACAAGATAGTGTACATGGAATCGCTGTTTCGGTAAAGGACAATGGAATTGGTATAAGTAAGGAAAATCAGAAAAAGATATTTGATACACTTTACCGTGTTCCGACCGGCAACATTCATAACGTTAAGGGTTTTGGTCTTGGTCTCAGTTATGTAAAAGCGGTGATCGGGAAACATAATGGTCAGATACATGTGGATAGCGAACCCGGCAAGGGCAGTACATTTACTATTCACCTGCCGTATAAACAAACAGAAATCTAA